The following proteins are encoded in a genomic region of Sebastes fasciatus isolate fSebFas1 chromosome 14, fSebFas1.pri, whole genome shotgun sequence:
- the gpr183a gene encoding G-protein coupled receptor 183-A: protein MGSTAAPVTLTSSSTNNDSNETTCDTLYAHREYARVLMPLFYCVVFVVGLLGNCLALYVIHPNLKKINSTTLYSLNLVVSDILFTLSLPLRIVYYAMGFHWPLGETLCKISGLIFYINTYAGVNFMTCLSVDRFIAVVLPLRFGRFRKVSNVRWICVGVWVLVLAQTLPLVGMPMTNEEPDGFITCMEYPNFEKVDHIATILIGAVFLGYVVPVLTILVCYSVLCSKLHLSAKSNHLTEKSGRSQKAIGVICCVSLVFVVCFSPYHIDILQYMIRKLVSSPDCADLTAFQVSLHITVCLMNLNSCLDPFIYFFACKGYKRKLRKLLRLRVSMSFSSAVRTSPEGSSKDIIDGNKIPLNSTVGSTSERLTERSFNGKSKREN from the coding sequence ATGGGTTCTACCGCTGCACCTGTGACCCTCACCTCCTCATCCACCAACAATGACTCTAATGAGACTACCTGTGACACCCTATACGCCCACCGGGAGTACGCCAGGGTGCTCATGCCTCTTTTCTACTGCGTCGTGTTCGTGGTGGGGCTGCTCGGTAACTGCCTCGCACTCTACGTCATCCACCCCAATCTGAAGAAGATCAACTCCACCACCTTGTACTCGCTCAACCTGGTCGTCTCCGACATCCTCTTCACCCTCTCTCTGCCCTTGAGGATTGTCTACTACGCTATGGGCTTCCACTGGCCTCTGGGCGAGACGCTGTGCAAGATATCGGGCCTCATCTTCTACATCAACACCTACGCAGGGGTCAATTTTATGACCTGTCTCAGCGTAGACCGTTTCATCGCCGTGGTGCTGCCTCTTCGTTTCGGGAGATTCAGGAAGGTCAGCAACGTGCGCTGGATTTGCGTCGGCGTGTGGGTGCTGGTCCTGGCGCAGACCCTTCCCCTCGTGGGCATGCCCATGACCAACGAGGAACCCGATGGCTTCATCACCTGTATGGAATACCCCAACTTTGAGAAGGTCGACCACATCGCCACTATACTGATCGGTGCCGTCTTCCTTGGTTACGTCGTGCCTGTGCTGACCATCCTTGTGTGCTACTCCGTCTTGTGCTCCAAACTCCACCTGTCAGCCAAATCCAACCATTTGACGGAAAAGTCCGGCCGGAGCCAAAAGGCCATCGGCGTGATCTGCTGCGTGTCCCTGGTCTTCGTCGTCTGTTTCAGCCCCTATCACATTGACATCCTGCAGTACATGATCCGCAAACTGGTGTCGAGCCCCGACTGCGCCGATCTCACGGCCTTTCAGGTGTCGCTGCACATCACCGTGTGTCTGATGAACCTCAACTCCTGTTTGGATCCTTTTATCTACTTCTTTGCCTGTAAGGGCTACAAGAGGAAACTGCGGAAGCTGCTGAGGCTACGGGTCAGCATGTCCTTCTCCAGCGCAGTGAGGACGTCACCTGAAGGCTCCTCCAAAGACATTATAGACGGCAACAAGATCCCACTCAACAGTACTGTAGGCTCAACCAGTGAGAGACTCACAGAAAGAAGTTTCAACGGGAAGAGTAAAAGAGAGAACTGA